A region from the Vanessa tameamea isolate UH-Manoa-2023 chromosome 3, ilVanTame1 primary haplotype, whole genome shotgun sequence genome encodes:
- the LOC135193695 gene encoding proton-coupled amino acid transporter-like protein pathetic: MEANIKESEAQGYNPFEHRQVKKPNSFIRSLGNLLKASLGSGILAVPLAFKNSGWGVGIIGTVIIAFICGHCVYIFVQVSRNCCKAVRKPLLNYAETCKVAFAIGPKKLRPLSSAAGAFAEFSLVFTYIGVCCIFTVLIADSIKQLFDQYVPGCILSVQYYCLILIVPLCLMVQIRYLKWLAPLSLMANVLLIATFGICIYYVFKDEITISDKRVVGHASRFPAFLSTVIFAMEGIGVVMPVENNMKKPEQFLGCRGVLVIAMTFVMLLYCVLGLFGYFRYGDDLQGSITLNLPMNDWPAICGKIFIAISILFTYPLHFYVVTDVLTKYAEPNIKEKYRNLAQVIGRIAIVCLCGGIGIALPMLEQIINIVGALFYSILGLIIPGIIETINRWEHLGKYNWILWKNILIVLFGFCSLISGLTVTILDIIENLNKKNE, translated from the exons CTGGGATCCGGCATCCTCGCTGTACCGCTGGCATTTAAAAACTCAGGATGGGGTGTAGGGATTATTGGGACTGTTATAATAGCATTCATATGTGGACACTgcgtttatatattt GTTCAAGTTTCTAGGAATTGTTGTAAAGCTGTCCGGAAACCCCTTCTGAACTACGCAGAAACATGCAAAGTAGCCTTTGCTATCGGACCCAAGAAACTGAGGCCTCTGTCTTCGGCCGCCGG AGCCTTCGCGGAATTTTCTTTAGTTTTCACTTATATTGGAGTTTGCTGCATATTCACAGTGTTGATAGCTGATTCAATAAAACAG CTCTTCGACCAATACGTGCCAGGGTGCATATTGTCAGTGCAGTATTACTGCCTGATATTAATAGTCCCGCTCTGTCTAATGGTACAGATACGATATTTGAAATGGCTGGCTCCCCTCTCTTTGATGGCCAACGTTTTACTTATAGCAACATTTGGAATTTGCATCTACTATGTATTCAAAGATGAAATTACGATATCGGACAAACGGGTGGTTGGACACGCGTCTCGATTCCCCGCATTTCTTTC AACTGTCATATTTGCTATGGAAGGAATCGGTGTGGTAATGCCAGtggaaaataatatgaaaaaaccAGAACAATTCCTCGGGTGTCGAGGTGTTCTGGTGATAGCCATGACTTTCGTAATGCTACTGTATTGTGTTCTGGGGTTGTTTGGATATTTTAGATACGGCGACGACTTGCAGGGATCTATTACATTGAACCTGCCCATGAATGACTG GCCAGCAATTTGTGGAAAGATTTTTATAGCCATATCGATTTTGTTCACGTATCCCTTACACTTCTACGTTGTAACAGATGTACTCACGAAATATGCCGAACCGAATATTAAAGAAAAGTATAGAAATTTAGCACAAGTTATTGGGAGAATTGCAATTGTATGTCTCTGCG GTGGTATCGGCATAGCACTGCCAATGTTGGAACAAATCATTAATATCGTGGGCGCGCTCTTTTACTCAATACTGGGCCTTATTATTCCTGGAATTATAGAGACCATCAATCGATGGGAACACCTTGGCAAATATAATTGGATCCTGTGGAAGAATATTCTTATTGtattatttggcttttgtaGTCTGATATCTGGTCTTACAGTAACGATACTTGATATCATTGAAAATCTCAATaagaaaaatgaataa